One genomic region from Salvia hispanica cultivar TCC Black 2014 chromosome 2, UniMelb_Shisp_WGS_1.0, whole genome shotgun sequence encodes:
- the LOC125206505 gene encoding probable disease resistance protein RXW24L, translated as MAAYAALVSLMHLIDDIENHHSPPISLDKHQIQSLTENVTFLQQFLQAYKSLVSDSDEADPLEMRIADAAYAAEDVIESHIVDKIQHNRPEATKPRCFFNWFRGSKDPRNVSSKHDGIDDEPAKLYQAVKNVIEEMDRIKKVAMEISTEKVVVVHDQQRRFVPFSSGMKGSGKKVFSDHVLHGIMEKLMSNESGRQVIPIIGMGGIGKTALAQAVYSEKAIKEHFYICAWATISEQYNTREILHELVSQATKKDKEQLSEMGEHELGLELYQYLRGRRFLIVMDDMWNIESWNEIQNFFPNNGNSSRIIVTTRLSQLSSQLNNHYSH; from the coding sequence ATGGCGGCTTATGCAGCTTTGGTCTCTCTCATGCATCTCATAGATGACATCGAGAACCATCACTCCCCACCCATCTCTCTTGacaaacaccaaattcaaTCTCTCACTGAAAATGTTACCTTCCTGCAACAATTTCTCCAAGCTTACAAGTCTCTTGTTTCTGATAGCGATGAAGCAGATCCACTGGAGATGCGTATTGCTGATGCAGCTTATGCAGCCGAGGATGTTATCGAATCTCATATTGTTGACAAGATTCAGCACAATAGACCCGAAGCAACCAAACCCAGATGCTTCTTCAATTGGTTTCGAGGTTCAAAGGATCCACGAAATGTCTCATCAAAACATGATGGTATTGATGATGAACCGGCTAAGCTGTATCAAGCAGTAAAAAATGTGATAGAAGAAATGGATCGGATCAAGAAAGTGGCGATGGAGATCAGCACGgagaaggtggtggtggtCCATGATCAACAACGTAGATTCGTCCCTTTTTCTAGTGGGATGAAGGGTAGTGGCAAGAAGGTGTTCTCTGATCATGTCTTGCATGGGATCATGGAAAAGCTCATGTCAAATGAATCCGGTCGCCAAGTCATACCCATAATAGGTATGGGTGGAATAGGTAAGACCGCTCTTGCTCAAGCTGTTTATTCAGAAAAAGCTATTAAGGagcatttttatatttgtgctTGGGCTACTATCTCCGAACAATACAACACTAGAGAAATTCTACATGAACTTGTTTCTCAAGCCACTAAGAAAGACAAGGAACAACTTAGTGAAATGGGTGAACATGAATTGGGATTAGAGCTCTACCAATACTTGCGGGGTAGAAGGTTTTTAATTGTAATGGATGATATGTGGAATATTGAATCTTGGAACGAGATACAAAATTTCTTTCCTAACAATGGAAATTCCAGTCGTATAATAGTAACGACTAGGCTATCACAATTGAGTTCTCAATTAAACAATCATTATAGCCATTGA